Part of the Actinomyces howellii genome, ACCTGTGCCACCGCGATCGTCGCCACCGCGAAACCGGACAGGCCCAGCGCCTGGTCACCCGAGTCCGACCACGACTTGTCGAAGACGAGCGGCACGGCCACGAAGACCGTCGCCACCAGCCCGGCGGCGGAGGCGACGCCGGTCGCGGTCCCGGCCACCATCGTCACGTTAGCCAGTGCGACCACGAGCACGAAGGCGCTGTTGCCGCTGCCGTCGGCGATACCGAACCCGATCGCCCCCGTCGCGAAGACGACGGCCCACACGTGGCGATCCCGGCGCGCCGTCCATCCCAGTCGGGTCCACACCAGGACCATGACCACGGTGACGACCAGCAGAAGCCACTCCGGCAGCAACAGGGGATGGTCGCCCATGGGCGGTACCCGAGCGGTCCAGCTGGCGACGATGCCCGCCCAGAACGTGAGTGTCGCCAGCCAGGGCCGGTCACCGTCCCGGCCCCCACCCACCAGCAGCGTCACGATCCTCGGCATGCTCCCGACCCTAGGGCACGGACGGCTGCGCCCACCATCGACCGAAGGTCACGCATGACGATCGTCATGCCCGGCCCGCAGATCATGACCTCGACCGTGACGCACGGGCGATGAGCCCGGCTGCGCCGCTTCGTAGCGTCGTCATCATGATGACGCACACGCCCACGACGACCCAGACGACGACCCAGACGACGCAGCCGCCCCGGAGCACGCCTCCTCCTCGTGCCCCGCGCTTCGCCCGGGCCCGCAACCTCCCGCTCGCAGTCTCCGTGCGGGTGCTGCTCACCGTTCTCGCGATGACCGGCGCCTCCTTCGGGGCCGCCATCGGCACCGCGGCGGCTCTTGGCCCCTCGGCCGACAGCCCCGCCGGGAGCATGACGGTCTTCGCCGTCGTCTGCGCGGCCGGAACCCTCCTCGCCTGGGGGCTCAGGCGCTTCTTCGAGGGCGACCGCTCCGGGTACCTCGCAGCCGGCTGGGACGGCGGACGCGCCCTGGGCTCCTTCGGACTCGGCCTGCTGGCCGCGACCCTGGCCGTCGCCGCCGCGCGGGCGGTCTCTCTGCTGTCGGGGCGCGCGAGCATCCAGTCCGTGCCGCCGCAGCCACTGAGCGAGTGGCTGATCGGCATCGTGCTCATGATCGGCGTCTCCGTCCTCCTCCAGGGCGTCCCCGAGGAGATGCTGTGGCGCGGCTACTTCCAGACCACCGTCGCGGAGCGGCTCCGCCCGTGGACCGCGGCCGTCATCGGCTCCGTCGGCTTCGGCTCGATGCACCTCGTGTCGATCGGCTCCGGAGGCACCTGGGTCTCCAAGCTCGTCTACGTCCTCATGGCGATGGGACTCGGCCTGGCCTGCGCCGGGCTCCGGGTGCTGACCGGCTCGCTGTGGGCAGCGGCAGGCTTCCACGGTGGCATGCACATCGTCAACCGGACCCTGTCGATCTGGATTCCAGAAGGTCAGGACCAGGCCTCTGTCGCCGTCCTCGGCGCCGCGATGGGGATCGTGTTCGTGGCCTGCTGGGTGGTGGACGGGGTTC contains:
- a CDS encoding CPBP family intramembrane glutamic endopeptidase; amino-acid sequence: MMTHTPTTTQTTTQTTQPPRSTPPPRAPRFARARNLPLAVSVRVLLTVLAMTGASFGAAIGTAAALGPSADSPAGSMTVFAVVCAAGTLLAWGLRRFFEGDRSGYLAAGWDGGRALGSFGLGLLAATLAVAAARAVSLLSGRASIQSVPPQPLSEWLIGIVLMIGVSVLLQGVPEEMLWRGYFQTTVAERLRPWTAAVIGSVGFGSMHLVSIGSGGTWVSKLVYVLMAMGLGLACAGLRVLTGSLWAAAGFHGGMHIVNRTLSIWIPEGQDQASVAVLGAAMGIVFVACWVVDGVRRGDRAVTRTAGRTVSGWGG